A window of the Sporosarcina sp. FSL K6-2383 genome harbors these coding sequences:
- a CDS encoding LytTR family DNA-binding domain-containing protein: MTMGRTAVSKEVLLQYAMIMEDWIPKDAAIAIAIGEHYVYYAAGLHDIRLKEGQVIRPGSIADRVIMEQRKVDTIMDNSLFGVSYYGIGYPIHLNGEPGALVVILPPNYHVLKHEPFRFLTGKQQDDWSLLPVEQITHIESLQKKTWFYAENERFNTSHTLKDLHLRLPNTFLRIHRSYIVNIPSIHRISRDFSSNLILILKDGTELPVSQTYINEVRKVLGF, encoded by the coding sequence ATGACCATGGGGAGAACGGCAGTTTCGAAAGAGGTTTTACTGCAATACGCTATGATAATGGAGGATTGGATACCGAAGGATGCGGCTATTGCCATTGCTATTGGCGAGCATTATGTCTATTACGCTGCTGGATTGCACGACATCCGATTAAAAGAAGGGCAAGTGATTAGACCTGGGAGCATTGCAGATCGAGTCATTATGGAACAGCGTAAAGTTGATACGATTATGGATAATTCATTGTTTGGCGTGTCCTATTATGGCATCGGGTATCCGATTCATCTTAACGGTGAACCCGGGGCGTTGGTCGTTATCCTCCCTCCCAATTATCATGTGCTAAAGCACGAACCCTTCCGCTTTCTTACCGGTAAGCAACAGGATGACTGGAGTCTACTACCTGTTGAACAGATTACGCATATAGAAAGCTTGCAGAAGAAAACATGGTTTTATGCTGAAAATGAGCGCTTTAACACGAGTCATACATTAAAGGATTTGCACTTACGTTTGCCGAATACGTTTTTGCGCATTCACCGTTCCTATATCGTCAACATTCCCTCTATTCATCGTATCAGCAGAGATTTCTCTTCAAATCTCATACTCATTCTAAAAGATGGCACTGAATTACCTGTCAGCCAGACGTATATCAATGAAGTGCGAAAAGTACTTGGATTTTGA
- the rbsC gene encoding ribose ABC transporter permease, giving the protein MLKSNSQSVLQKIGPFIGLLLIVVIITIMSPNFLTLNNLLNVLRQVSINALIAFGMTFVILTGGIDLSVGSILALTGAVTAGMMASGVDPVLAMFLGLLLGAVLGAINGVIIAKGKVAPFIATLATMTIFRGLTLVYTEGRPISGLGDSQAFQLLGKGYFFGIPVPVITMAITFGVLYFILKKTTFGRRVYAVGGNEEASRLSGISVDRIKIYVYSLTGALAALAALILTSRLNSAQPTAGSMFELDAIAAVVLGGTSLTGGRGWIVGTLIGALIIGVLNNGLNLIGVSSFFQQVVKGAVILVAVLLDRKKTA; this is encoded by the coding sequence TTGCTCAAATCTAATTCACAATCGGTACTTCAAAAAATTGGTCCGTTTATTGGGCTACTATTAATTGTTGTAATCATTACGATCATGAGTCCAAATTTCTTAACTTTAAACAATTTACTCAACGTTTTAAGACAGGTGTCTATTAACGCATTAATTGCATTTGGGATGACATTTGTTATTTTAACAGGTGGTATTGATTTATCGGTCGGTTCTATATTAGCGTTGACCGGTGCGGTGACTGCCGGTATGATGGCTAGCGGCGTAGATCCTGTACTAGCGATGTTCCTCGGTTTACTGCTAGGAGCAGTTCTTGGTGCCATCAACGGCGTCATTATTGCGAAAGGAAAAGTTGCTCCTTTCATCGCAACGCTTGCAACGATGACGATTTTCCGTGGGCTAACGTTGGTCTACACGGAAGGACGACCAATTTCTGGACTTGGTGATTCACAAGCATTTCAATTGCTAGGAAAAGGTTACTTCTTCGGGATTCCTGTACCAGTTATTACGATGGCTATCACGTTTGGTGTGTTGTACTTCATTTTGAAGAAGACGACGTTTGGTCGTCGGGTTTATGCAGTCGGGGGCAATGAAGAAGCATCTCGTCTATCAGGGATTAGTGTAGATCGGATTAAGATTTACGTCTACTCGTTAACGGGAGCATTGGCTGCGCTTGCCGCATTGATATTGACATCACGGCTCAATTCAGCTCAACCTACAGCGGGCAGCATGTTTGAACTCGATGCGATTGCCGCGGTTGTGCTCGGTGGAACAAGTTTGACGGGTGGACGCGGTTGGATCGTCGGGACGTTAATCGGCGCGCTCATTATTGGTGTCTTGAATAATGGTTTGAATTTGATTGGTGTATCCTCCTTCTTCCAGCAAGTGGTGAAGGGTGCAGTTATATTAGTTGCAGTACTATTAGATCGTAAAAAAACAGCATAA
- the rbsB gene encoding ribose ABC transporter substrate-binding protein RbsB produces MKKIHVAFLMAIMLVLAACSTEAPGAKKESESIGGEGDLKIGFSISTLNNPFFVTLSEGAQAQADEMGAELIVIDAQDDAAKQASDVEDLIQQGVDLILINPTDSEAVVATVQSANDAGIPVITVDRSSEGGEVVSHIASDNKAGGELAGQYMLELLGEGAKVAELEGIAGSSAARDRGAGFNEIAAGKLDVVAKQTANFNRAEGLTVMENILQANPDIVGVFAHNDEMALGALEAIDAAGKDIKVVGFDATDDAVKSVEEGKLAGTVAQKPEQIGKKAVEAAVQSLKGETVEASIPVELELIKK; encoded by the coding sequence ATGAAGAAAATTCATGTAGCGTTTTTGATGGCGATTATGCTTGTCTTGGCGGCATGTTCGACGGAAGCACCAGGTGCTAAAAAAGAGTCAGAATCAATAGGTGGAGAGGGAGACTTGAAAATTGGTTTCTCTATTTCAACATTGAATAATCCATTTTTCGTGACGTTGAGTGAAGGAGCACAAGCACAAGCAGATGAAATGGGTGCGGAACTCATCGTGATTGATGCACAAGACGATGCTGCTAAACAAGCGAGTGATGTGGAAGACTTAATTCAACAAGGTGTTGATTTGATTTTGATCAACCCAACGGATTCGGAAGCAGTTGTAGCGACTGTTCAATCAGCTAATGATGCAGGGATTCCAGTTATTACAGTTGACCGCAGTTCTGAAGGTGGAGAAGTGGTTTCTCACATTGCTTCGGATAACAAAGCTGGTGGGGAATTAGCAGGACAGTATATGCTTGAGTTACTTGGTGAAGGCGCGAAAGTGGCTGAGTTAGAAGGTATCGCGGGTTCTTCAGCAGCACGTGACCGTGGGGCTGGCTTCAATGAAATTGCGGCAGGTAAATTGGATGTTGTTGCTAAACAAACAGCGAACTTTAACCGTGCAGAGGGCTTAACAGTTATGGAAAATATTTTACAAGCAAATCCTGATATTGTAGGCGTTTTCGCTCATAATGATGAGATGGCACTTGGAGCACTGGAAGCAATTGATGCTGCAGGTAAGGATATTAAAGTGGTTGGTTTTGACGCAACAGATGACGCAGTGAAATCTGTCGAAGAAGGCAAGTTGGCTGGAACTGTTGCTCAAAAACCAGAACAGATTGGTAAGAAAGCAGTAGAGGCAGCTGTACAATCACTTAAAGGTGAAACAGTAGAAGCATCAATTCCAGTTGAATTAGAATTAATTAAGAAATAA